TTTAAAAGTGCTGGGTTTAATAAAGCTACTGGTTGTTTTAAAAATGATAGGGATATTTCCCCCAAACTATTGATTAACCGCTTTCTATCAAATAGTACGAGTGTATCTTGCTCTGTTTCCTGCCACTGGTTCCACAGTTCTAAATCAGTTAATAATTGACCTACATGGCTATCTAAAGAAGGCTTTTGAAAGCAAGTACCAGCAGTAGAGTAGCGCAAGCCATGGTAGTTATTTGAACAGGCATTTCCTCCTAATTGATCTGCTTTTTCTAGTAGTAGAATAGAACCAGTAATGTGCTTTTTTAGCTGCCATGCTGCAGTTAGTCCAGACAAACCTCCACCTACAATAACGACTTCATACGTTTTGGTATTTATTATTGGCTTATGATTAAGTTTTGGTAATGAGGTTGCCATAGACTCATATTGGCTGCTAGGAAATGTTGGAAAAACAACACTATTTCTATGGGAAGATATTCTGATTTTATTTGTCATTTGACGCTGCTTTGGATTAAATTTTATATTGGTTTTATCTGTTTTTAATGCTTCACTTGATCAGAGATGGTTTCACATAATCCAGTGAGGTTTGTTTATTTCGCTTATCGTTACATATCTAAGTTTATTTAGTCATCGTTTTTATAATTAGCTAATAATATATTTAGACTAAAGAGTTTGTAAATTTCTTTGTTTTTTATCTTTGAATGATGGTGTTAGCTGATTTAGTAATAAAATGAGAGCAATGAAAAATAAAACTCCATCTATTATAAATATTTGCCAATAGGCTTTATGTAAAATAGTTATGAAACAGATTAGCATTAGTATTTGTCCAATAATGGCTGCTTTTACCAGTGACTTGTTTATTAGTAATACTAGCCCTGAAGAAAATAATGCTATCCCAACAAAAATGTTGATAAATGCTGAGTTTAAATATAACCATTCACTGACCCCCTCAAGAATGGTATTTTGATTAGCTAGTAAGGCATTATGCAATACTTCACTCACATTCTCCAATTGGGGAAATGCTTTACCCAAGCCTGCTAATACATAGATAATTCCTACTATTTTCTGTAAAATCTTCATTTTTTCACGCTTTATAAATTTCATGGTGTTTTTGATGGTTTTAATAGGTGTTAAAGTAAAATAAGCTATATAAATCGATATTGAGATGATAATATCGTCATTACATAGCCCTGTTTACCGAAGTCCTATATGTCTGGCAATTAATTCTCTTTGTATGTCTGATGTACCAGAAAAAATACGAGCAGGTAAGGCATCAAGTAATAATTTATCGATCCCAACTTCTTTAGACACTCCCATCCCACCAAAAATTTGAATAGCATCCAAGCCTGTTTGTACTGCATTTTCTGATATCCATAATTTACTGAGAGCAACATCTAACTCATTAGGTTTTCCTTGATCTGCTTGCCAGCCTACTTTATAGAGTAATAAACGGGATGTTTCTAAACGAACTTTAATATCAACAATACGGTTAGATATCGCTTGATTATGGCCAATAGGTTTACCAAACTGTTTTCGCTCTTTGGAAAAAACGATACATTGGTTAAGTACTCGTTCCATTGCACCCACATAAGCAGCGAATAAGCAACTGCGCTCCCATATCATTGACTCGTGGAATATTGCTGCTCCTGTTCCTATAGAGCCTAGTAGCTGGTTTGATGGGACCTTACAGTCGTTTAGATAAATATCAGCCCAAGGAGTTGTAGCGAGCCCTGTTTTTTGCCTGTTAGAACTAACCTGTAAACCAGGAGTATTGCGGTCAATGATAAAACAGCTAACGCCTAAGAATGAATGAGAAGTATCTGTTTTGGCATATACTAGAAATAAGTCTGCAACAGGAGCATTAGTGATAAAACATTTTTCACCGTTTAAATAAAAGTAATCACCTTTAGCTGAAGGTATTGCTGTAGTATTCATACTATAAACATCTGATCCAGAGCCAGGCTCTGTAATTGCATTTGCTGCAATTAATTTTCCTTGAGCTAAATCAGTAAGATACTTTTCCTTCAGATACTCTGAGCCATGTTTCCAAAGAGGCACTGTAGAGGCGAACATATGTGCACATAATGAGAATATGAGTCCCATATCTATACAGGTTTTACCAAATGTTTCTACCATGAGCATGGTATCTAAGACATTTAAGCCGGAGCCACCCCATTGCTCAGGAATAGGCAATCCTGTAAAACCAAACTCTGCAGCTTGTTTCCAATTTTTTTCATTAAAATCAGAGCTACTAATAGATTGTACGTTTATTGATCCAAACGTTTTTTCTGAAAACTTAACAACACTCTCTATGTAAGCTTGTTGTTCACTGGTTAACCCTAAATCCATTTAAACACCTTTTCTGTAGGTTGGTTTATAATCCCTAACCTGTTGTAATATGATTTACTAGGTACTCAATGACTTATCGTTATGGTTATAACATGATTATGTCTTTAATGATAAGGATAGAAAGCTGTCCCAAAGTACAGGTTGATTTAAATGCTTTGAATATAGGAGTATAAAATTATCAGTTGTTATTCTAGGGATGTTATCAGATTTGTTCAAGGTTCACTAAAAAATATATTAATAAGCATGGTGGATGGAAATTATGATTGTAGATCAAGTGGTAATTGATCAAAATATAATAAAGCAAAAAATAAAAAGTTATATTTGTTCTTTAAGAGATATTGGTGGTATTAAATTAGATGACGATTTACCATTACTTAAACTAAATATACTTGACTCAATATCGCTTTTTGAACTTATAGCTTATTTACAGCAGGAATTTGGTATGCTTATTCCAATGGAAAGTATAAAGCCAGAAAACTTTCATTCAATATCAGCAATTTGCCATATGGTACAGGATTATCTTGAACAATAAATTTAAATATATACTGTTGATCATGATATATAAATTTTTTTCCTGAAGCGAAACATTACAACGTTACTGGAGTTGTGAATGGATAATTCAATTTCTGAACAATATGTCATAAACATACTGGTAAAGCATACTGGCTATGATAAGTCCACTCTAGCTCTGGATTCAGAGTTGGAAGCTCAGTTAGGAATTGATTCGATTACTTTACATGGTGTGTTAACAGAAATAGATAAAACCCTTAATTCAAAGTTGATTTCAAATATCCATAATTGTGTTGTAGTAAGTGATATTATTGATGGCGTACTGCCATTTTCAGATAAGATACCCCAATTATCAACAGTTAACAGCTCTAGAAATACCCAATCTACTGTTACAGAGAATAATGTTACAGAAAATGCTAGCCAGGATTCCACCAATTCTTGGTACCAGAAAATTGCTCAAGCATTTGATCTTTCATTAAGTGGAGACCAATATTTAGCAAGTCGTTTAACAGCTCATGAATGTGACCAA
This genomic interval from Spartinivicinus ruber contains the following:
- a CDS encoding acyl carrier protein gives rise to the protein MIVDQVVIDQNIIKQKIKSYICSLRDIGGIKLDDDLPLLKLNILDSISLFELIAYLQQEFGMLIPMESIKPENFHSISAICHMVQDYLEQ
- a CDS encoding acyl-CoA dehydrogenase family protein yields the protein MDLGLTSEQQAYIESVVKFSEKTFGSINVQSISSSDFNEKNWKQAAEFGFTGLPIPEQWGGSGLNVLDTMLMVETFGKTCIDMGLIFSLCAHMFASTVPLWKHGSEYLKEKYLTDLAQGKLIAANAITEPGSGSDVYSMNTTAIPSAKGDYFYLNGEKCFITNAPVADLFLVYAKTDTSHSFLGVSCFIIDRNTPGLQVSSNRQKTGLATTPWADIYLNDCKVPSNQLLGSIGTGAAIFHESMIWERSCLFAAYVGAMERVLNQCIVFSKERKQFGKPIGHNQAISNRIVDIKVRLETSRLLLYKVGWQADQGKPNELDVALSKLWISENAVQTGLDAIQIFGGMGVSKEVGIDKLLLDALPARIFSGTSDIQRELIARHIGLR
- a CDS encoding DUF6041 domain-containing protein, whose amino-acid sequence is MKILQKIVGIIYVLAGLGKAFPQLENVSEVLHNALLANQNTILEGVSEWLYLNSAFINIFVGIALFSSGLVLLINKSLVKAAIIGQILMLICFITILHKAYWQIFIIDGVLFFIALILLLNQLTPSFKDKKQRNLQTL